The Amphiprion ocellaris isolate individual 3 ecotype Okinawa chromosome 6, ASM2253959v1, whole genome shotgun sequence genome contains a region encoding:
- the LOC111584980 gene encoding natterin-3-like, producing MKLSVLLLSALLALSAASLQDIVKKSSQHRKVSLLNPELEGRVPEPSGEVVSGPLTPADLEQQQDLPSSFLFGDNVNLEWLTWDGALPNGAVSIYNGYTERTDYVCKYKCEAGFYNPSLGPYCRYPYGDREYYAPEFEILTNKDNFEFLEWKEDSYGSVPQHSVRTCPGVGIYVGKNKYGLGKVVSQFEAFFLPWEGDEYWYKSYQVLTINRDAYNQHITDVKYAIDEVAIFQYPPETMRISGVTNNECQTIVKTVTISKETEVETTWNIGRATMLGITGSITAKIPLIGSGGIELSGEKTLQFSRGTTVVELLGHSVSVELKVPPNHSCKVRMEGRKIKADIPYTARLSRTYRNGETQWTSITGTYDGVQIGEVRAVVDRCEPVPDAQPCP from the exons ATGAAGCTGTCGGTGTTGCTGCTGTCGGCCCTGCTGGCTCTTTCTGCAGCCAGTCTACAGGACATCGTGAAGAAGAGCTCGCAGCACAGGAAAG TGTCCCTCCTGAACCCGGAGCTGGAGGGCCGGGTTCCTGAGCCATCCGGTGAGGTGGTGTCTGGACCTCTGACTCCGGCCgacctggagcagcagcaggaccttccttcctccttcctgttCGGTGATAATGTGAACCTGGAGTGGCTGACCTGGGATGGAGCTCTGCCCAACGGCGCCGTCTCCATCTACAACGGCTACACCGAGCGCACTGACTACGTCTGCAAGTACAAGTGTGAGGCTGGTTTCTACAATCCCAGCCTCGGACCGTACTGCCGATACCCCTACGGAGACCGCGAGTACTACGCCCCCGAGTTCGAGATCCTCACTAACAAGGACAACTTTGAGTTCCTGGAGTGGAAGGAAGATTCTTACGGTTCTGTACCACAACACTCGGTCAGAACCTGCCCGGGAGTTGGCATCTATGTAGGGAAGAACAAGTACGGACTCGGTAAGGTGGTGTCCCAGTTTGAGGCCTTCTTCCTGCCCTGGGAAGGCGATGAGTACTGGTACAAGAGCTACCAGGTCCTGACCATCAACAGGGACGCCTACAACCAGCACATCACCGACGTCAAGTACGCCATCGATGAGGTCGCCATCTTCCAGTACCCTCCGGAGACGATGCGCATCTCTGGTGTCACCAACAACGAGTGCCAAACCATTGTGAAGACGGTCACCATCTCCAAGGAGACGGAGGTGGAGACCACCTGGAACATCGGCCGGGCCACCATGCTGGGCATCACCGGCAGCATCACGGCCAAGATCCCGCTCATCGGCTCCGGCGGCATCGAGCTGAGCGGTGAGAAGACGCTGCAGTTCTCCAGGGGGACCACGGTGGTGGAGTTGCTCGGCCACTCGGTGTCCGTGGAGCTCAAGGTGCCGCCGAACCACTCCTGCAAGGTCCGCATGGAGGGACGCAAGATCAAGGCCGACATCCCCTACACGGCCCGCCTCAGCCGGACCTACCGCAACGGGGAGACCCAGTGGACCTCCATCACTGGGACGTACGACGGAGTCCAGATCGGAGAAGTCCGGGCCGTGGTGGACCGCTGTGAACCGGTGCCCGACGCCCAGCCCTGTCCCTAA